The Sinomonas sp. P10A9 genome includes a window with the following:
- a CDS encoding urocanate hydratase, translating into MSTQPEPTVRPTPKADFTTGARPVRAPRGTEISAKSWQTEAPLRMLMNNLDPEVAERPDDLVVYGGTGRAARSWKAFDAIVDTLRDMDDDETLLVQSGKPVGVFRTNKWAPRVLIANSNLVGDWANWPEFRRLEAEGLTMYGQMTAGSWIYIGTQGILQGTYETFAAVGRKLAAENRHTTSDGEGPLAGTLTLTGGCGGMGGAQPLAVTLNDGACLIVDVDETRLRRRVGKRYLDEVETDLDTAIAKVVKAKEERRGWSVGYVGNAAEVFPELLRRHKAGELTIDVVTDQTSAHDPLSYLPTEYTVEQWHAEAEADPEGFTKKAQNAMARHVQAMVEFQDAGAEVFDYGNSIRDEARKGGYERAFEFPGFVPAYIRPLFCEGLGPFRWVALSGDPEDIKVTDEAIKELFPENKHLHKWLDAAEERVEFEGLPARICWLGYGERHKAGLLFNKLVAEGKVKAPIVIGRDHLDSGSVASPYRETEAMKDGSDAIADWPLLNALTAASSGATWVSIHHGGGVGIGRSIHAGQVSVADGTELAAAKLTALLTNDPGMGVIRHVDAGYERAVEVAAERGVKIPMAGR; encoded by the coding sequence ATGAGCACCCAGCCAGAGCCCACGGTCCGTCCCACGCCGAAGGCGGACTTCACCACCGGCGCCCGCCCGGTCCGCGCCCCCCGCGGCACCGAGATCTCCGCCAAGTCCTGGCAGACCGAGGCGCCGCTGCGCATGCTCATGAACAACCTCGACCCCGAGGTTGCCGAGCGCCCAGACGACCTCGTGGTATACGGCGGCACCGGCCGCGCTGCGCGCTCATGGAAGGCCTTCGACGCGATCGTCGACACGCTCAGGGACATGGACGACGACGAGACCCTCCTCGTGCAGTCCGGCAAGCCAGTCGGCGTCTTCCGCACCAACAAGTGGGCGCCGCGTGTGCTCATCGCCAACTCGAACCTCGTGGGCGACTGGGCGAACTGGCCCGAGTTCCGCCGCCTCGAGGCCGAGGGCCTCACGATGTACGGCCAGATGACGGCCGGCTCGTGGATCTACATCGGTACGCAGGGCATCCTCCAGGGCACGTACGAGACGTTCGCCGCCGTGGGCCGCAAGCTTGCCGCCGAGAACCGCCACACCACCTCGGACGGGGAGGGCCCGCTTGCCGGCACCCTCACCCTCACCGGCGGCTGCGGCGGCATGGGCGGGGCCCAGCCGCTCGCCGTGACGCTGAACGACGGCGCGTGCCTCATCGTCGACGTCGACGAGACCCGCCTGCGCCGCCGCGTCGGCAAGCGCTACCTCGACGAGGTCGAGACGGACCTCGACACCGCCATCGCCAAGGTCGTCAAGGCCAAGGAGGAGCGCCGCGGCTGGTCCGTGGGCTACGTCGGCAACGCCGCCGAGGTCTTCCCCGAGCTGCTCCGCCGCCACAAGGCTGGCGAGCTGACGATCGACGTCGTCACTGACCAGACCTCCGCCCACGACCCGCTGTCCTACCTGCCGACCGAGTACACGGTCGAGCAGTGGCATGCCGAGGCCGAGGCCGATCCGGAGGGCTTCACCAAGAAGGCCCAGAACGCGATGGCCCGCCACGTGCAGGCCATGGTCGAGTTCCAGGACGCCGGCGCCGAGGTCTTCGACTACGGCAACTCGATCCGCGACGAGGCCCGCAAGGGCGGCTACGAGCGTGCCTTCGAGTTCCCGGGCTTCGTCCCGGCCTACATCCGCCCGCTGTTCTGCGAGGGCCTCGGCCCGTTCCGCTGGGTGGCCCTGTCCGGGGACCCGGAGGACATCAAGGTCACCGACGAGGCAATCAAGGAGCTCTTCCCCGAGAACAAGCACCTGCACAAGTGGCTCGACGCCGCTGAAGAGCGCGTCGAGTTCGAGGGCCTCCCGGCCCGTATCTGCTGGCTCGGCTACGGCGAGCGCCACAAGGCCGGCCTCCTCTTCAACAAGCTCGTCGCCGAGGGCAAGGTCAAGGCGCCGATCGTCATCGGCCGCGACCACCTCGACTCCGGCTCGGTCGCCTCGCCGTACCGCGAGACCGAGGCCATGAAGGACGGCTCGGACGCGATTGCCGACTGGCCACTCCTCAACGCCCTCACCGCCGCGTCCTCGGGCGCCACGTGGGTCTCGATCCACCACGGCGGCGGCGTCGGCATCGGCCGCTCGATCCACGCAGGCCAGGTCTCCGTGGCCGACGGCACCGAGCTCGCCGCCGCGAAGCTCACCGCCCTCCTCACCAACGACCCGGGCATGGGTGTGATCCGCCACGTCGACGCCGGCTACGAGCGGGCCGTCGAAGTCGCCGCCGAGCGCGGCGTCAAGATCCCCATGGCCGGCCGCTGA
- the hutH gene encoding histidine ammonia-lyase, with protein sequence MTLTVTETLPTEVTLSTHGLTAEDVVAVARHGAKVTIAPEALAEVARVRAHVEALAASEIPAYGISTGFGALANLHIPQDKRTQLQKSLIRSHAAGMGPAVETEVARALMFLRAKTLASGRTGVRPVVLETFVAFLNTGITPVIREFGSLGCSGDLAPLSHVALVLMGEGEAFGPDGERFGGAGERPVAELLAAHGIEPIVLAEKEGLALVNGTEGMLGMLLMALADLRQLVKTADVTAALSVDGLMGTDQVFLPELHAALRPHPGQADSAANMLAVLRDSAIVASHKEGDSRVQDAYSLRCAPQVAGAVRDTIAHAETVAQRELAAAIDNPVVLPDGRVSSNGNFHGAPVAYVLDFLAIAAADLASMAERRTDRMLDPARSHGLPAFLAHDPGVDSGLMIAQYTQAGLVSDMKRLAVPASVDSIPSSAMQEDHVSMGWHAARKLRKAVENLRRVLAIELVTAARAIDIRTAASDGALVPGPGGAAAIEVLRQTVAGPGTDRFMSPELEAADRVLAGGEFVAAVSAAVGGLR encoded by the coding sequence ATGACTCTCACCGTTACGGAAACCCTCCCGACCGAGGTCACCCTCTCCACGCATGGCCTCACTGCAGAGGACGTCGTCGCCGTCGCCCGCCACGGCGCCAAGGTGACGATCGCGCCCGAGGCGCTCGCCGAGGTGGCCCGTGTCCGCGCCCACGTCGAGGCGCTCGCCGCCTCCGAGATCCCGGCCTACGGCATCTCGACTGGCTTCGGGGCGCTCGCGAACCTGCACATCCCGCAGGACAAGCGCACGCAGCTGCAGAAGTCCCTCATCCGCTCGCACGCCGCCGGCATGGGTCCGGCCGTGGAGACTGAGGTGGCCCGCGCGCTCATGTTCCTGCGCGCCAAGACGCTCGCCTCGGGCCGCACGGGCGTCCGCCCGGTGGTCCTCGAGACGTTCGTCGCGTTCCTCAACACGGGCATCACGCCCGTGATCCGCGAGTTCGGCTCGCTCGGCTGTTCCGGCGATCTGGCCCCGCTCTCCCATGTGGCCCTCGTGCTCATGGGCGAGGGCGAGGCGTTCGGGCCCGACGGCGAGCGGTTCGGCGGCGCCGGCGAGCGTCCCGTCGCGGAGCTCCTTGCCGCGCACGGCATCGAGCCGATCGTCCTGGCAGAGAAGGAGGGCCTCGCCCTCGTCAACGGCACGGAGGGCATGCTCGGCATGCTGCTCATGGCCCTCGCGGACCTCCGCCAGCTCGTCAAGACCGCGGACGTCACGGCGGCCCTGAGCGTGGACGGTCTCATGGGCACCGACCAGGTGTTCCTGCCCGAGCTGCACGCCGCCCTGCGCCCGCACCCGGGCCAGGCAGACTCGGCGGCCAACATGCTCGCTGTGCTGCGCGACTCCGCGATTGTGGCCTCCCACAAGGAGGGCGACTCCCGCGTCCAGGATGCCTACTCGCTGCGCTGCGCTCCGCAGGTGGCCGGTGCCGTCCGCGACACGATCGCCCACGCCGAGACGGTTGCGCAGCGCGAGCTCGCCGCCGCGATCGACAACCCCGTGGTCCTTCCCGACGGCCGGGTCTCCTCCAACGGCAACTTCCACGGCGCCCCCGTGGCCTACGTGCTGGACTTCCTCGCGATCGCCGCGGCGGATCTTGCCTCGATGGCCGAGCGCCGCACCGACCGCATGCTGGATCCGGCCCGCTCGCACGGACTCCCGGCCTTCCTGGCCCACGATCCGGGTGTGGACTCGGGGCTCATGATCGCCCAGTACACGCAGGCCGGCCTCGTCTCGGACATGAAGCGCCTCGCGGTTCCCGCGTCGGTGGACTCGATCCCGAGCTCCGCGATGCAGGAAGACCACGTGTCCATGGGCTGGCACGCCGCGCGCAAGCTCCGCAAGGCTGTCGAGAACCTGCGCCGCGTCCTCGCGATCGAGCTCGTGACGGCTGCCCGAGCGATCGACATCCGCACTGCGGCGTCCGACGGCGCACTGGTCCCCGGACCTGGCGGTGCGGCGGCCATCGAGGTGCTCCGCCAGACGGTCGCCGGGCCGGGCACGGACCGCTTCATGTCCCCGGAGCTCGAGGCGGCCGATCGGGTCCTCGCGGGCGGCGAGTTTGTCGCTGCGGTGAGTGCCGCCGTCGGCGGTCTGCGCTGA
- the hutG gene encoding formimidoylglutamase produces the protein MSEVSPLTVDIPCEPWIGRNDGDAPEHRRWWQAVRPYSPEALAASAHAAASDGVRSRPAVLLGFRSEEGVRRNKGRLGAIEGPGAIRAALGPLAFHLGRDVFDAGDVTVVTGGDEFPGDLEGGQERFGTALAAALDGGALTVGLGGGHETAFASYLGVAGSQRSGGVRVGVLNLDAHFDLRDEERGTSGTPFLQMARAEAAEGRSLQYAVLGISRPNNTRALFDRADELGVRYLLDEYTTRETAETFVEDFLADLDAVYLTIDLDLLPAAVAPGVSAPAAVGVPLEVIIAVVRRVAASGKLLHADLAELNPAVDIDGRTARIAARLVDTILG, from the coding sequence ATGAGCGAAGTGTCTCCCCTGACGGTCGATATCCCCTGCGAGCCCTGGATCGGGCGCAACGACGGCGATGCCCCCGAGCACCGCCGCTGGTGGCAGGCCGTGCGGCCGTACTCGCCCGAGGCGCTCGCCGCGTCGGCGCACGCCGCTGCGTCCGACGGCGTGCGGTCGAGGCCCGCCGTACTCCTCGGCTTCCGCTCGGAGGAAGGCGTGCGGCGGAACAAGGGCCGGCTCGGCGCGATCGAGGGGCCCGGCGCCATCCGCGCCGCCCTCGGCCCGCTCGCGTTCCACCTCGGCAGGGACGTGTTCGACGCCGGAGACGTCACCGTGGTGACCGGCGGGGACGAGTTCCCCGGGGACCTCGAGGGAGGCCAGGAGCGCTTCGGGACCGCCCTGGCCGCGGCACTCGACGGCGGTGCGCTCACCGTGGGCCTGGGCGGCGGCCACGAGACGGCGTTCGCGAGCTACCTGGGCGTGGCCGGGTCCCAACGCTCGGGCGGGGTGCGCGTCGGCGTGCTGAACCTGGATGCCCACTTCGACCTGCGCGACGAGGAGCGAGGCACGTCCGGCACGCCGTTCCTGCAGATGGCCCGCGCCGAGGCCGCGGAGGGGCGCTCGCTGCAGTACGCGGTGCTCGGGATCTCCCGGCCCAACAACACGCGGGCCCTCTTCGACCGGGCGGACGAGCTCGGCGTGCGGTACCTCCTCGACGAGTACACGACCCGCGAGACCGCCGAGACCTTTGTCGAGGACTTCCTCGCCGACCTCGACGCGGTGTACCTGACGATCGATCTGGACCTGCTCCCCGCTGCCGTGGCACCGGGCGTCTCCGCCCCCGCCGCCGTAGGCGTGCCGCTCGAGGTGATCATCGCCGTCGTGCGCCGGGTCGCCGCGAGCGGGAAGCTGCTGCACGCCGACCTCGCTGAGCTGAACCCCGCCGTCGACATCGACGGCCGGACGGCGCGCATCGCGGCGCGCCTCGTCGACACGATCCTGGGGTAG
- a CDS encoding elongation factor G-like protein EF-G2, whose protein sequence is MSGRGTNGSAKGSGPVAVNRSELIRNVALVGHSGAGKTILLEAILASTGAIARMGTIADGTTLSDSDPAAVHQQRSVTLSLAPVMSEDVKVNLLDTPGYVDFVGELRAGLRAADAALFVVSAAEDIDAATTALWGECERVGMPRAVVISKLDHPRADYDAALARCQAAFGESVLPLYVPVTHDGALTGLLGLLTRTVSDYGDRSAAQAPLQPEMRPGRPEELAGWDEARGALIEGIIAESEDETLMDRYLGGEDIGLETIIGDLENAVARGSFFPVVPTSALEGIGTAEVLEVLRRGFPSPAEHALPAVADLDGKPVKGLRCDPDGPLVGEVVRTTVDPFLGRVCLVRLFSGTLREDTSVHVAGHGLEDRGHPDHDADERLGHLYTPFGASLQAAPFAVAGDLCAVARLSAETGDSVSAREAPMIVAPWDMPEPLMPVAIEAASHGDEDALAKSLAKVAAGDPTLRVERNPETHQLVLWCMGEAHADVVLDRLREQGVKLQTVDVVTPLRETFAAPAAGHGRHVKQSGGHGQYAICDIEVEPLARGGGFEFVDRIVGGVIPRTYVESVEKGVRAQMARGVAEGFPVVDIKVTLVGGKTHSVDSSDAAFQAAGALALREAASAARIQLLEPVSTVTISVPDDYVGAVMSDLSARRGRLTGTVSAGGEFTDISGEVPDAELLRYAVELRGLTAGTGTFRREYLRHEPVAR, encoded by the coding sequence ATGTCGGGCAGAGGCACCAACGGTTCGGCGAAGGGCTCTGGCCCGGTTGCGGTGAACCGTTCTGAACTGATCCGGAACGTGGCGCTCGTGGGCCACTCGGGCGCGGGCAAGACCATCCTGCTCGAGGCAATCCTGGCCTCGACAGGAGCGATCGCCCGCATGGGCACTATCGCCGACGGCACCACGCTGAGCGACTCGGATCCGGCCGCCGTGCACCAGCAGCGCTCCGTGACCCTTTCCCTGGCCCCCGTGATGTCGGAGGACGTCAAGGTCAACCTGCTCGACACGCCGGGCTATGTGGACTTCGTCGGCGAGCTGCGCGCGGGGCTCCGCGCCGCGGACGCAGCGCTCTTCGTCGTCTCGGCGGCCGAGGACATCGATGCCGCGACCACCGCGCTGTGGGGCGAGTGCGAGCGCGTGGGGATGCCGCGCGCCGTCGTGATCAGCAAGCTGGACCACCCCCGCGCGGACTACGACGCCGCACTGGCCCGCTGCCAGGCGGCGTTCGGCGAGTCGGTGCTCCCGCTGTACGTCCCCGTGACGCACGACGGCGCGCTGACCGGTCTGCTGGGTCTGCTCACCCGCACGGTTTCGGACTATGGGGATCGCAGCGCGGCCCAGGCACCGCTGCAGCCAGAGATGCGGCCCGGGCGCCCCGAGGAACTTGCCGGCTGGGACGAGGCGCGCGGGGCACTCATTGAGGGCATCATCGCCGAGAGCGAGGATGAGACGCTCATGGACCGCTACCTCGGCGGCGAGGACATCGGCCTCGAGACGATCATCGGCGACCTCGAGAATGCCGTGGCCCGCGGGTCCTTCTTCCCGGTGGTGCCCACGTCCGCTCTCGAGGGGATTGGAACCGCCGAGGTGCTCGAGGTGCTCCGGCGCGGCTTCCCGTCCCCGGCGGAGCACGCGCTGCCGGCCGTGGCGGATCTGGACGGCAAGCCGGTCAAGGGGCTGCGGTGCGACCCGGACGGCCCTCTCGTGGGCGAGGTCGTGCGGACCACCGTGGATCCCTTCCTGGGGCGCGTGTGCCTCGTGCGGCTGTTTTCGGGGACGCTCCGCGAGGACACCTCCGTGCACGTGGCCGGCCATGGGCTCGAGGACCGTGGCCACCCGGACCATGATGCTGACGAGCGCCTCGGGCACCTCTACACGCCCTTCGGCGCGTCCCTCCAAGCGGCGCCGTTCGCCGTGGCCGGCGACCTGTGTGCCGTCGCCCGCCTGAGCGCGGAGACGGGCGATTCGGTCTCCGCCCGTGAGGCCCCCATGATCGTGGCGCCGTGGGACATGCCCGAGCCGCTCATGCCCGTGGCTATCGAGGCGGCCTCGCACGGCGACGAGGACGCACTCGCGAAGAGCCTCGCGAAGGTCGCCGCCGGTGACCCGACGCTGCGGGTGGAGCGCAACCCAGAGACGCACCAGCTCGTCCTGTGGTGCATGGGGGAGGCGCATGCGGACGTCGTGCTGGACCGGCTGCGCGAGCAGGGCGTGAAGCTGCAGACGGTCGACGTCGTCACCCCCCTGCGCGAGACGTTCGCCGCCCCCGCCGCCGGGCACGGGCGGCACGTCAAGCAGTCCGGCGGGCACGGCCAGTACGCGATCTGCGACATCGAGGTGGAGCCGCTCGCGCGCGGCGGCGGGTTCGAGTTCGTGGACCGGATTGTGGGCGGGGTGATCCCGCGGACCTATGTCGAGTCCGTAGAGAAGGGGGTACGCGCCCAGATGGCCCGGGGCGTAGCGGAAGGATTCCCCGTCGTGGACATCAAGGTCACGCTCGTGGGCGGCAAGACGCACAGCGTCGATTCCTCCGACGCGGCGTTCCAGGCCGCGGGGGCGCTTGCCCTGCGCGAGGCCGCCTCCGCGGCGCGGATCCAGCTGCTCGAGCCGGTCTCGACCGTGACGATCAGCGTCCCCGATGACTACGTGGGCGCCGTCATGAGCGACCTCTCCGCGCGGCGCGGGCGCCTCACCGGCACCGTGTCCGCGGGCGGGGAGTTCACCGACATCTCGGGCGAGGTGCCCGACGCCGAGCTCCTCCGGTACGCCGTCGAGCTACGTGGCCTCACGGCCGGGACGGGCACGTTCCGCCGCGAGTACCTTCGCCACGAGCCAGTGGCGCGCTGA
- a CDS encoding PadR family transcriptional regulator, giving the protein MGRSAVNGQLDLLLLASLGVGEAHGYALIARIHERSGSGFELQEGSVYPALHRLEAEGWAASRWGEDDAARRRVYRLTSTGRAELERRTQEWRGFASAMGRVLGAAQ; this is encoded by the coding sequence ATGGGACGCAGTGCAGTGAACGGACAGCTTGACCTCCTGCTTCTGGCCTCGCTCGGTGTGGGCGAAGCCCACGGCTACGCGCTCATCGCTCGCATCCACGAGCGAAGCGGCTCCGGGTTCGAGCTCCAGGAAGGCTCGGTGTACCCCGCGCTTCACAGACTCGAGGCGGAGGGGTGGGCCGCGAGCCGTTGGGGGGAAGACGACGCCGCGCGCCGCCGCGTCTATCGCCTCACCTCAACGGGGCGCGCCGAGCTCGAACGAAGGACCCAGGAATGGCGAGGATTCGCCTCGGCCATGGGCAGGGTGCTGGGGGCGGCACAGTGA
- a CDS encoding NADPH-dependent FMN reductase — protein MTYTVGYFIGSLSSKSINRTLSKALIRLAPESLHFEEIPIKDLPLYNRDLDADYPPEGRALKAAIERVDAVLFITPEFNRDIPGSLKNAIDWASRPWGTNSLNRKPSAIIGASPGKIGTAVAQQNLRGILAFCNSPQMSAPEAYIQFTPGLITDDGEVSDASTEQFLRHFMEEFGLFVERVLRVLPQG, from the coding sequence ATGACCTACACCGTCGGCTACTTCATCGGCAGCCTCTCGTCGAAGTCGATCAACCGCACGCTCTCGAAGGCCCTGATCCGCCTCGCACCCGAGTCCCTGCACTTCGAGGAGATCCCCATCAAGGACCTCCCGCTCTACAACCGGGACCTCGACGCGGACTACCCGCCGGAGGGCCGCGCCCTCAAGGCGGCGATCGAACGGGTGGACGCGGTCCTGTTCATCACGCCCGAGTTCAACCGGGATATTCCGGGGTCGCTCAAGAACGCGATCGACTGGGCGTCCCGCCCCTGGGGTACCAACTCGCTCAACCGCAAGCCGTCCGCGATCATCGGCGCGTCCCCGGGCAAGATCGGCACAGCGGTGGCGCAGCAGAACCTGCGCGGGATCCTCGCGTTCTGCAATTCGCCCCAGATGAGCGCACCGGAGGCCTACATCCAGTTCACACCGGGGCTCATCACGGACGACGGCGAAGTCAGCGACGCGAGCACCGAGCAGTTCCTGCGGCATTTCATGGAGGAGTTCGGGCTGTTCGTGGAACGGGTCCTCAGGGTGCTGCCGCAGGGCTGA
- a CDS encoding NCS2 family permease, with amino-acid sequence MATAMDRYFKIAERGSTVSREIRGGLATFFAMSYIVVLNPLILSGADAAGSHLGIPRVAAMTALVAGILTILMGVWAKHPFALATGLGVNAFVAVTVATHPNVTWPDMMGLVLIAGVVMFLLVLTGFRTAVFKAVPEGLKTAIVVGIGVFIALIGLVNAGFVRRIPDAAGTTVPLGLGDAGRLVGWPTLVFVVGLVLTIALMVRKVRGALLIGIIAATILANIIELVFHVGPSVAPGQQPNPAGWSLVVPGLGNVAPVDLSLFGQANPLGAFQHLGTLGALLLAFVILLSIFFDAMGTMVGLAREAGNIDKHGNIPNVDRVLLVDAFGAIAGGGTSVSSNQIFVESGAGIGEGARTGLASVVTGLLFIVAMFLTPLINLVPFEAVAPALVVVGFLMFQQVAKIDWHDLGIAIPAFLTIGLMPFTYSIANGLGAGFISYVLVRIFQGRAREIHPLMWAVAAAFLIFFGIGPVEKLLGF; translated from the coding sequence ATGGCAACCGCAATGGACCGGTACTTCAAGATCGCCGAGCGCGGCTCGACGGTCTCCCGTGAAATCCGCGGTGGCCTAGCGACGTTCTTCGCGATGAGCTACATCGTGGTCCTCAATCCGCTCATCCTCTCGGGAGCGGACGCCGCCGGCAGCCACCTCGGCATTCCACGCGTCGCTGCCATGACCGCCCTCGTGGCCGGCATCCTGACGATCCTCATGGGCGTGTGGGCCAAGCACCCCTTCGCGCTCGCCACGGGCCTCGGCGTCAACGCCTTCGTGGCCGTCACTGTGGCGACCCACCCCAACGTGACGTGGCCGGACATGATGGGCCTCGTGCTCATCGCGGGCGTGGTCATGTTCCTGCTCGTCCTGACCGGGTTCCGCACGGCGGTGTTCAAGGCCGTCCCGGAGGGCCTCAAGACGGCCATCGTGGTGGGCATCGGCGTCTTCATCGCCCTCATCGGCCTGGTCAACGCGGGCTTCGTGCGGCGCATCCCGGACGCTGCCGGGACCACTGTCCCACTCGGGCTCGGCGACGCCGGCAGGCTTGTGGGATGGCCCACGCTCGTGTTCGTCGTGGGGCTCGTGCTCACGATCGCCCTCATGGTGCGCAAGGTCCGCGGCGCGCTGCTCATCGGCATCATCGCCGCGACAATCCTCGCGAACATCATCGAGCTCGTGTTCCACGTGGGGCCGTCCGTGGCCCCGGGCCAGCAGCCCAACCCGGCCGGATGGTCCCTCGTCGTCCCGGGCCTCGGCAACGTGGCCCCCGTGGACCTTAGCCTGTTCGGCCAGGCCAACCCACTCGGCGCGTTCCAGCACCTCGGGACACTCGGCGCCCTCCTGCTGGCGTTCGTGATCCTCCTGAGCATCTTCTTCGACGCCATGGGCACCATGGTGGGCTTGGCCCGTGAGGCCGGGAACATCGACAAGCACGGCAACATCCCCAACGTGGACCGCGTGCTGCTCGTCGACGCCTTCGGCGCGATTGCCGGCGGCGGCACGTCGGTGTCCTCGAACCAGATCTTCGTCGAGTCCGGTGCGGGCATCGGCGAGGGCGCCCGCACCGGGCTCGCGTCCGTGGTCACGGGCCTGCTGTTCATCGTCGCGATGTTCCTCACACCGCTCATCAACCTCGTGCCGTTCGAGGCGGTCGCTCCCGCTCTCGTGGTGGTGGGCTTCCTCATGTTCCAGCAGGTGGCCAAGATCGACTGGCATGACCTGGGCATCGCGATCCCGGCGTTCCTCACGATCGGCCTCATGCCGTTCACATACTCGATCGCCAACGGCCTCGGCGCTGGCTTCATCTCCTACGTGCTCGTACGCATCTTCCAGGGCCGAGCGAGGGAGATCCATCCGCTCATGTGGGCCGTCGCAGCGGCGTTCCTCATCTTCTTCGGCATCGGCCCGGTCGAGAAACTCCTCGGGTTCTAG
- a CDS encoding copper resistance protein CopC: MQILRRVRSVLRPLSALAAVGFILVVPAPAFAHDALEGSAPASGGYTAVWRAVSTDSHPIEDTPGFTVTSGSTSSTTPASPPGASTSPSVGPGIQASQPGTAQTPPAAPAAQGEPFPWAVVVFAVVAIGLLAALGVGARRRFLRGEDGGPGQG, from the coding sequence ATGCAGATCCTTCGGCGCGTCCGGTCGGTGCTGAGGCCGTTGTCCGCGCTGGCGGCCGTCGGCTTCATTCTCGTTGTCCCGGCCCCCGCCTTCGCCCACGACGCGCTGGAAGGTTCGGCGCCGGCGTCGGGCGGATATACAGCGGTCTGGCGGGCGGTCTCCACGGACTCGCACCCGATCGAGGACACCCCCGGCTTCACCGTCACTTCGGGAAGCACCTCAAGCACGACGCCGGCCTCCCCGCCCGGGGCATCGACCTCGCCGTCCGTCGGGCCCGGGATCCAGGCGTCGCAGCCCGGGACCGCCCAGACGCCGCCAGCGGCCCCCGCCGCGCAGGGCGAACCGTTTCCGTGGGCAGTGGTGGTGTTCGCGGTCGTCGCGATCGGGCTGCTGGCCGCACTCGGCGTCGGGGCCAGGCGCCGCTTCCTGCGCGGGGAGGATGGCGGCCCCGGGCAAGGCTGA
- a CDS encoding FAD-dependent monooxygenase, with product MSVPPRHQESLAVDALTHGPSASGADSSRGSGNGVESTSAIVIGTGLSGLAVAAELNRHGIRTVTVDGLESSSPSTATSALRVADLASSESAEYLEVLRHLRKYATSHGLDVRHHVVARHLALVEGPAAAAPARWAVRTDDGVVFADAVILTRCAHNQLRRFLADLGYSLGDHLLEALAQIGLYLVGITGLAAPSTREVLRQAKHVATEVAQREVAEHVVAEHGTQGASPGLQPA from the coding sequence GTGTCTGTACCGCCGCGCCATCAGGAGAGTCTCGCCGTCGACGCTCTGACGCACGGTCCGTCGGCATCTGGGGCGGACAGCAGTCGCGGCAGCGGTAACGGCGTCGAGTCCACCAGCGCCATCGTGATCGGCACCGGGCTGTCGGGCCTCGCAGTGGCCGCAGAGCTCAACCGGCACGGGATCCGGACCGTCACCGTTGACGGGCTGGAGAGCTCCTCCCCCTCCACGGCAACGAGTGCGCTACGCGTCGCCGACCTCGCGAGTTCCGAATCGGCCGAGTACCTCGAGGTGCTCCGCCACCTCCGCAAGTACGCCACAAGCCACGGACTCGATGTCCGTCACCACGTCGTGGCCCGCCATCTCGCGCTCGTCGAAGGGCCGGCCGCCGCCGCTCCTGCGCGCTGGGCGGTGCGCACCGACGACGGCGTGGTGTTCGCGGATGCCGTGATCCTCACGCGGTGCGCGCACAACCAGCTCCGCCGATTCCTCGCCGACCTCGGCTATTCCCTCGGCGACCACCTGCTCGAGGCCCTCGCCCAGATCGGCCTGTACCTCGTGGGCATCACTGGCCTCGCGGCGCCGAGTACGCGCGAGGTTCTCCGGCAGGCGAAGCACGTGGCCACGGAGGTGGCACAACGCGAGGTGGCAGAACACGTGGTGGCAGAACACGGGACTCAGGGCGCCAGCCCCGGGCTTCAGCCAGCCTGA